One genomic region from Sinorhizobium numidicum encodes:
- a CDS encoding group II intron maturase-specific domain-containing protein, giving the protein MEIPKTKVVNLRRKVKQLTGRDSIFVSLGDKLREINPMLRGWSNYYRHCSSVSAGMWVCVCSTGSIRNAPKRGCVKLWGSKQPNSRRPTRRLWREGRSSNICSAGPRLPASFGIDGNA; this is encoded by the coding sequence GTGGAAATTCCCAAGACAAAAGTCGTCAACCTGCGTCGCAAGGTCAAGCAACTGACGGGACGGGACAGTATCTTTGTCAGTCTTGGCGATAAGCTTCGGGAAATCAACCCCATGCTGCGTGGATGGTCAAACTATTACCGCCACTGTTCGTCGGTATCGGCTGGTATGTGGGTCTGCGTCTGTTCCACTGGCTCTATAAGAAACGCCCCAAAGCGGGGGTGCGTCAAACTTTGGGGCTCCAAACAGCCCAATAGTCGACGCCCCACCAGACGGCTCTGGCGAGAGGGCCGGTCGAGCAACATATGCTCGGCTGGCCCCCGTCTGCCGGCATCGTTTGGCATTGATGGGAACGCCTGA